A region of Massilia sp. WG5 DNA encodes the following proteins:
- a CDS encoding TonB-dependent receptor, with amino-acid sequence MATLHSVFLQKPLTLAVRFALASLAAVPLAALAQDSTTSTTTDTTRSPAANQQVQRVEVTGSRIRRTDIETPSPVQIISAKELKETGYTSVSEVLRNITANGQGTLSQSFSGAFAAGASGISLRGLTVGATLVLIDGQRMAPYALSDDGQRSFVDISQIPMEAIERIEVLKDGASSIYGSDAVAGVVNVILKKQYSGSELTAEVGQSWRGDGVTAHASGIRGWGDLDRDGHSAYLALEYRHQNEILAINRNRAFTNTDWTAFGGKNLTRGVPTAANGFQPSSITGYLIDPDTGAITNLPGCTSAQFNAGQCAYRDRGLELQPATKNINLLGSYVQKLGDDWQVNLKGSYFRSEAEQVNRFATTAGLGGLSALAYGPGIPPQATPPGAPILITVPATYPGNTTGRPQVLQYNFPELGGSRAGVKSDTWRVGADLAGTLAGWDLTAAVGASESTVKQDISNGFNITNLQAAFNDPVHPYLIGDAASGNTQAQRDFIAPLQRAKATSKLQFVRVSAGHELMQLTGGALALNLGLEYTHRALDAQAPPTVANGTQIGNNAWAIGTQNIGAGYGEIVAPVLKNLELDASVRYDKVMGIDKAVTPKAGFKWSPLRQVTVRGTYTEGFRAPNPAEIGNTGNYFFANTQPDPVLCANAGDDPATTPGNFPQQCNVSIAGVQTPGKNLKSEKSKSYTFGLILEPVRNLNVSLDYYHIRIDNQIISGINDPAYDATPFLVRGVPIAQPFVNPDGSLSTVTPPVGNALFAPYPFENALYTMTNGIDLDARMNWPVAGGKVSAQLTATHMISYKQGTAGAEAIQLAGTHGPSATSGDTGNPRDRAQLKIGWDKGPLTLSTTVNWVSSFSVIDPSSTNAATCADAISFVFATPNPEFCRVRAFTSVDVYGEYRLSNKLSLHASVLNLFNSPPPLDFQTYGGSPSTFYNPALHQAGAVGRFVNVGLNYKF; translated from the coding sequence ATGGCGACATTGCATTCGGTTTTTCTACAAAAGCCGCTCACGCTTGCGGTTCGTTTTGCCCTGGCCAGCCTGGCGGCCGTTCCACTGGCTGCCCTTGCCCAGGATTCCACCACCTCGACCACGACCGACACGACCCGGAGTCCTGCGGCCAACCAGCAGGTTCAACGCGTCGAAGTGACGGGCTCGCGCATTCGCCGCACCGACATCGAAACGCCCAGTCCGGTCCAGATCATCAGCGCCAAGGAACTCAAGGAGACGGGGTACACCTCCGTCTCCGAGGTACTGCGCAACATCACCGCCAACGGCCAGGGCACGCTGTCGCAATCGTTCAGCGGCGCCTTCGCGGCCGGCGCCTCCGGCATCTCGCTGCGCGGCCTCACCGTCGGGGCGACCCTGGTGCTGATCGATGGCCAGCGCATGGCGCCCTATGCGCTGTCGGACGACGGCCAGCGCAGCTTCGTCGATATCAGCCAGATCCCGATGGAGGCGATCGAACGCATCGAGGTGCTGAAGGACGGCGCTTCCTCGATCTATGGTTCGGATGCGGTGGCCGGCGTGGTCAACGTGATCCTCAAGAAGCAATATTCGGGCAGCGAACTCACCGCCGAGGTCGGCCAGTCCTGGCGCGGCGATGGCGTCACCGCGCACGCCTCGGGCATCCGCGGCTGGGGCGACCTCGACCGCGACGGACACAGCGCCTATCTTGCGCTCGAATACCGCCACCAGAACGAGATCCTGGCGATCAATCGCAACCGGGCATTCACGAATACGGACTGGACGGCCTTCGGCGGCAAGAACCTGACCCGCGGCGTACCGACCGCGGCCAATGGCTTCCAGCCGTCCAGCATCACCGGCTACCTGATCGATCCGGACACCGGCGCCATCACCAATCTGCCGGGCTGCACCAGCGCCCAGTTCAACGCCGGCCAGTGCGCCTACCGCGACCGCGGTCTGGAGTTGCAGCCGGCTACCAAGAACATCAACCTGCTCGGCTCCTATGTCCAGAAGCTGGGCGACGACTGGCAGGTCAACCTGAAGGGTTCCTACTTCCGCTCGGAGGCGGAGCAGGTGAACCGCTTTGCGACCACGGCCGGCCTCGGCGGGCTGTCGGCGCTGGCTTATGGGCCGGGCATTCCGCCGCAGGCAACGCCGCCTGGCGCACCGATCCTGATCACGGTGCCCGCCACCTATCCCGGCAACACGACCGGGCGCCCCCAGGTCCTGCAATACAACTTTCCGGAACTGGGCGGCAGCCGCGCCGGCGTGAAGTCCGATACCTGGCGCGTGGGCGCCGACCTGGCCGGCACGCTTGCAGGCTGGGACCTGACGGCCGCGGTCGGCGCCAGCGAAAGCACGGTCAAGCAGGACATCAGCAACGGCTTCAATATCACCAACCTGCAGGCGGCCTTCAACGACCCGGTCCATCCCTACCTGATCGGCGATGCCGCCAGCGGCAATACCCAGGCCCAGCGCGACTTCATCGCCCCGCTGCAGCGTGCGAAGGCCACCAGCAAGCTGCAGTTCGTGCGCGTGTCCGCCGGCCATGAGCTGATGCAGCTGACGGGCGGCGCGCTGGCCCTGAACCTGGGCCTCGAATATACGCACCGCGCCCTCGACGCCCAGGCGCCGCCGACCGTTGCCAACGGCACCCAGATCGGCAATAACGCCTGGGCCATCGGCACCCAGAACATCGGCGCCGGATATGGCGAGATCGTGGCGCCGGTGCTGAAGAACCTCGAGCTCGACGCCTCGGTGCGCTATGACAAGGTGATGGGCATCGACAAGGCCGTCACGCCCAAGGCGGGCTTCAAATGGTCGCCGCTCCGCCAGGTCACCGTGCGCGGCACTTATACCGAAGGCTTCCGCGCGCCGAATCCGGCCGAGATCGGCAACACCGGTAACTATTTCTTCGCCAATACCCAACCCGACCCGGTGCTGTGCGCGAACGCGGGCGACGATCCCGCCACGACGCCCGGCAACTTCCCGCAGCAATGCAACGTGTCGATCGCCGGCGTCCAGACCCCGGGCAAGAACCTGAAGTCGGAAAAATCCAAGTCCTATACCTTCGGCCTGATCCTCGAGCCCGTCCGCAACCTGAACGTCTCGCTGGACTATTACCACATCCGCATCGACAACCAGATCATCAGCGGGATCAACGATCCGGCCTACGACGCGACGCCCTTCCTGGTGCGCGGCGTGCCGATCGCGCAGCCCTTCGTGAACCCGGACGGCAGCCTCTCGACCGTCACGCCGCCGGTCGGCAATGCGCTGTTTGCGCCGTATCCCTTCGAGAATGCGCTGTACACGATGACCAACGGCATCGATCTCGACGCCCGCATGAACTGGCCAGTGGCCGGCGGCAAGGTGAGCGCCCAGCTGACCGCGACCCACATGATCTCGTACAAGCAGGGCACCGCCGGCGCCGAGGCGATCCAGCTGGCCGGCACCCACGGTCCGTCGGCGACCTCCGGCGACACCGGCAACCCGCGCGACCGGGCCCAGCTCAAGATCGGCTGGGACAAGGGCCCCCTGACCTTGTCCACCACGGTGAACTGGGTCAGCAGCTTCTCCGTGATCGATCCCTCGTCGACCAACGCCGCCACTTGTGCGGACGCGATCTCCTTCGTGTTCGCGACGCCGAATCCGGAATTCTGCCGGGTCCGTGCCTTCACTTCGGTCGACGTCTATGGCGAGTACCGCCTGTCGAACAAGCTCAGCCTGCATGCTTCGGTCCTGAACCTGTTCAACAGTCCGCCGCCACTGGACTTCCAGACCTATGGCGGCTCGCCGTCGACCTTCTACAACCCGGCGCTGCACCAGGCGGGGGCGGTCGGGCGCTTCGTCAACGTCGGCCTCAACTACAAGTTCTGA
- a CDS encoding DUF1579 family protein: MGLTIHLRAAVAACLLAATVGHATADTPPTPAARDGQHDFDFNLGTWRTHIRRLIHPQSGDATSAQVEGTVTVRPVWGGRAQLEEIETNGASGRWQGATLFLYNPSARQWSQTFFDSAHPGRGSTTIGSFANGRADMYAQDVINGRTVLVRGTWSDIKPDSHRYEEAASADGGRTWETYFAARLERIAP, encoded by the coding sequence ATGGGCTTGACGATTCACCTTCGCGCGGCCGTCGCCGCGTGCCTGCTGGCCGCCACGGTGGGCCACGCCACGGCAGATACACCGCCGACACCGGCCGCGCGCGACGGGCAGCATGATTTCGACTTCAACCTGGGCACCTGGCGCACGCACATCCGGCGGCTCATCCATCCGCAGAGCGGCGATGCCACCAGCGCGCAAGTCGAAGGCACCGTGACGGTCCGCCCGGTGTGGGGCGGCCGCGCGCAGCTGGAGGAAATCGAGACCAACGGAGCGAGCGGCCGCTGGCAAGGCGCCACCCTGTTCCTGTACAACCCGAGCGCCCGGCAGTGGAGCCAGACCTTTTTCGACAGCGCGCACCCGGGTAGGGGATCGACCACGATTGGATCCTTCGCCAACGGCCGTGCCGACATGTACGCACAGGACGTCATCAACGGCAGGACGGTGCTGGTGCGCGGTACCTGGTCGGACATCAAGCCTGACAGCCATCGCTACGAGGAGGCCGCGTCAGCCGACGGCGGCAGGACCTGGGAAACCTACTTTGCAGCGCGGCTCGAAAGGATTGCACCATGA
- a CDS encoding putative Na+/H+ antiporter, producing the protein MTTTMQTIGLVLFVLALLHTFSTHLFEVLAHRHPRHAGLFHLLGEVEVVFGFWAFVLMIFMAMVEGRAAAVDYAESRHYTEPLFVFVVMVVAASRPVLEAARALLRMLSRLAPVRSEVAQAWLALALVPLCGSLITEPAAMTLAALMLAPTVFRQGMPEWLKYGALGVLFVNVSIGGTLTSYAAPPVLMVAGTWGWDSTYMLTHIGWRALVAVLFNATVITFLLRTHLRPLDASVDGESAPVPPLVALIHLAFLAAVVLLAHHPVLFLGLFLLFLGFTQAYDRYQSPLILKEGLLVGFFLAGLVVLGGMQQWWLQPVVSSLGPTALFFGALGLTAITDNAALTYLGSLISGLSAHEKYMLMAGAVGGGGLTVIANAPNPAGAALLRHGFADESIGAVWLLLGALGPTCAAAIMFLL; encoded by the coding sequence ATGACCACGACCATGCAAACCATCGGCCTGGTCCTGTTCGTCCTGGCCCTGCTGCACACCTTCTCGACCCACCTGTTCGAAGTCCTGGCGCACCGCCATCCGCGCCACGCCGGCCTGTTCCACCTGCTGGGCGAGGTCGAAGTCGTGTTCGGTTTCTGGGCCTTCGTGCTGATGATCTTCATGGCCATGGTCGAGGGCCGCGCCGCGGCGGTCGACTATGCCGAGTCGCGCCACTACACCGAGCCGCTGTTCGTGTTCGTCGTGATGGTGGTGGCCGCCTCGCGGCCCGTGCTGGAAGCGGCGCGCGCCCTGCTGCGTATGCTGTCCAGGCTGGCGCCGGTACGCTCCGAAGTGGCGCAGGCCTGGCTGGCGCTGGCCCTGGTGCCGCTGTGCGGTTCGCTGATCACGGAGCCGGCCGCGATGACCCTGGCCGCGCTGATGCTGGCGCCTACCGTGTTCCGCCAGGGCATGCCCGAATGGCTCAAGTACGGCGCGCTGGGCGTGCTGTTCGTGAACGTCTCGATCGGCGGCACCCTCACCTCCTACGCGGCGCCGCCGGTGCTGATGGTGGCCGGCACCTGGGGCTGGGACAGCACCTACATGCTGACGCATATCGGCTGGCGCGCGCTGGTCGCCGTGCTGTTCAACGCCACGGTCATCACCTTCCTGCTGCGGACCCACCTGCGCCCGCTCGACGCGTCGGTCGATGGCGAATCGGCGCCGGTGCCGCCGCTGGTGGCGCTGATCCACCTGGCCTTCCTGGCCGCGGTGGTGCTGCTGGCCCACCATCCGGTGCTGTTCCTCGGCCTGTTCCTGCTCTTCCTCGGCTTTACCCAGGCCTATGACCGCTACCAGTCGCCGCTGATCCTGAAGGAAGGCCTGCTGGTCGGCTTTTTCCTGGCCGGCCTGGTGGTGCTGGGCGGCATGCAGCAATGGTGGCTGCAGCCGGTCGTCTCCAGCCTCGGCCCGACCGCGCTGTTCTTCGGCGCCCTCGGCCTGACGGCGATCACCGACAATGCCGCCCTCACCTACCTGGGCTCGCTGATCAGCGGCTTGTCCGCGCACGAGAAATACATGCTGATGGCCGGCGCGGTGGGCGGCGGCGGCCTGACGGTGATCGCCAACGCGCCGAATCCGGCCGGCGCGGCCCTGCTGCGCCATGGCTTCGCCGACGAATCGATCGGCGCCGTCTGGCTGCTGCTGGGGGCGCTCGGCCCCACCTGTGCGGCGGCCATCATGTTCCTCCTGTAA
- a CDS encoding DUF86 domain-containing protein: MDNDLLVSKTGTIERCIKRARDEYEKDPTTFVGDITRQDAATLNVIRAWEAVVEMGDYALAQLGLGPAHDEREVISLLEENGWIDPALGEDLKRTGEFCRAEWDHQAAPLPALVTIIKRGLDDFDACARALLARAADMPAATPAGTSAAGDPAI; encoded by the coding sequence ATGGACAACGATCTTCTGGTCAGCAAGACGGGCACCATCGAACGCTGCATCAAGCGTGCCCGCGACGAGTACGAGAAGGACCCGACCACCTTTGTCGGCGACATCACGCGCCAGGACGCGGCCACGCTGAACGTGATCCGCGCCTGGGAAGCGGTGGTGGAGATGGGCGACTACGCGCTCGCCCAGCTCGGCCTGGGTCCGGCGCACGACGAGCGTGAAGTGATCTCGCTGCTGGAAGAGAACGGCTGGATCGATCCCGCCCTCGGCGAAGACCTGAAGCGCACCGGCGAGTTCTGCCGCGCCGAATGGGATCACCAGGCGGCGCCGCTGCCGGCCCTGGTCACCATCATCAAGCGCGGCCTCGACGATTTCGACGCCTGTGCGCGCGCTTTGCTGGCGCGGGCCGCGGATATGCCGGCCGCAACGCCTGCCGGGACATCCGCCGCCGGCGATCCTGCCATCTAA
- a CDS encoding bleomycin resistance family protein, translated as MLVKHLTPILNVSNIEQSFTWFQKLGWTKGLEWGQPITFGSVYSGPCEVFLCQGGQGGRGASGFPATFGPNSDESAEKGVWMSVWVEDLDTLHQHCLNNDIEVTWPPTDMPWNVREMHVRHPDGHVFRVSCGLEPAAESSGA; from the coding sequence ATGCTCGTGAAACACCTGACGCCAATATTGAATGTCTCGAATATTGAGCAGTCCTTTACCTGGTTCCAAAAGCTTGGCTGGACAAAAGGCTTGGAGTGGGGTCAGCCGATCACGTTTGGGAGCGTCTACTCCGGGCCATGTGAAGTTTTTCTTTGCCAAGGCGGCCAAGGCGGCCGTGGTGCCAGCGGCTTCCCCGCGACCTTTGGCCCAAACTCTGATGAGTCCGCAGAGAAAGGGGTCTGGATGTCTGTTTGGGTAGAAGACCTTGATACCCTACATCAGCACTGCCTCAACAATGACATCGAGGTGACGTGGCCACCCACGGACATGCCTTGGAACGTCCGCGAGATGCATGTGCGCCATCCAGACGGGCATGTGTTCCGGGTGAGCTGCGGTCTGGAACCGGCAGCTGAGTCGAGTGGCGCCTAA
- a CDS encoding PLP-dependent aminotransferase family protein, whose protein sequence is MRESAGNTLFELALRLPEKGSRQAVNLLYAQLAEAIRDGRLAAGTRMPPTRSAPAVLGVARNTAAELYHRLLNEGLLVARQGAGTFVAPAPRTGGRAGSNDTKHQLAALRINPVWLSDEVTGPMRFWSDGQAQQLEQGVELRPALVDSRLFPSALFRQLLARQLRMLETRPPSFRSPQGNQGNYALRQAVTRHVAVARAIGCHADDLLVTAGAQQAFDLLARMLVVAGETVVAVEDPGYPPMRAVFAAAGAHVVPVPVDHEGIIVDAIPRNAAVICVTPSHQFPLGVAMSPQRRQALLAHARGAGAVIVEDDYDGEFRFDGAPLSALRTNEAADHVFYVGTFSKCMLPSLRLGFVIAPAWAMPALVTVKNCLDWHCPSFLQLGVGAFVADGHLTRHVRKMRQIYRQRRKLVLDALRRDFGGRLTAIPSTYGMHITALLGDHDANDVAARMRDAGFRMHTLDRYYMGETRRQGLVIGCGIADQDQLASALNALDRLIT, encoded by the coding sequence ATGCGAGAGTCCGCCGGCAACACCCTGTTCGAGCTTGCCTTGCGCTTGCCGGAAAAAGGCTCGCGCCAGGCCGTCAACCTGCTGTATGCCCAGCTGGCCGAGGCGATCCGCGACGGCCGGCTGGCCGCCGGAACCAGGATGCCGCCGACCCGTTCGGCGCCCGCCGTGCTGGGGGTTGCGCGGAACACCGCGGCGGAGCTGTATCACCGCCTGCTCAACGAGGGCCTGCTCGTTGCGCGCCAGGGCGCCGGCACTTTCGTGGCGCCCGCGCCCAGGACCGGGGGGCGCGCTGGATCGAATGACACCAAGCACCAGCTGGCCGCGCTGCGAATCAATCCTGTATGGTTGAGCGATGAGGTCACAGGGCCGATGCGGTTCTGGTCGGACGGGCAGGCGCAGCAGCTGGAACAGGGCGTGGAGCTGCGTCCGGCATTGGTCGATTCGCGCCTTTTCCCGTCGGCCCTGTTTCGTCAGCTGCTGGCGCGCCAGCTGCGCATGCTGGAAACCAGGCCACCATCGTTTCGCAGCCCGCAGGGCAACCAGGGCAACTACGCATTACGCCAGGCGGTGACGCGGCACGTCGCCGTCGCGCGCGCGATTGGCTGCCATGCCGATGACCTGCTCGTCACGGCAGGCGCCCAGCAGGCGTTCGATCTGCTGGCGCGTATGCTGGTCGTGGCAGGCGAGACCGTGGTGGCGGTGGAGGATCCGGGCTATCCTCCGATGCGGGCGGTATTCGCGGCGGCGGGCGCGCACGTCGTACCGGTGCCGGTGGACCACGAAGGCATCATCGTCGACGCGATACCGCGCAATGCGGCCGTCATCTGCGTCACGCCGTCGCACCAGTTCCCGCTTGGCGTCGCGATGTCGCCGCAACGGCGCCAGGCGCTGCTGGCGCATGCGCGCGGCGCGGGTGCGGTCATCGTGGAAGACGACTACGACGGCGAATTCCGCTTCGATGGCGCGCCGCTGTCGGCGCTGCGCACCAACGAGGCGGCCGATCACGTGTTCTACGTCGGGACGTTTTCAAAGTGCATGCTGCCAAGCCTGCGCCTGGGCTTCGTCATCGCGCCCGCGTGGGCGATGCCGGCGCTGGTGACGGTGAAGAACTGTCTAGACTGGCACTGCCCAAGCTTCCTGCAGCTGGGCGTAGGCGCGTTCGTCGCCGACGGTCACCTGACGCGGCATGTGCGCAAGATGCGGCAGATCTATCGCCAGCGCCGCAAGCTTGTGCTCGATGCGCTGCGGCGCGATTTCGGCGGCAGGCTGACCGCGATCCCGTCCACCTACGGCATGCACATCACCGCACTGCTAGGCGACCACGATGCGAACGACGTGGCCGCGCGCATGCGCGATGCCGGCTTTCGCATGCACACGCTGGATCGCTACTACATGGGCGAGACGCGCAGGCAAGGGCTGGTCATCGGCTGCGGCATTGCCGACCAGGACCAGCTCGCATCAGCGCTGAACGCACTGGACCGCCTGATCACCTGA
- a CDS encoding DUF2760 domain-containing protein, with protein sequence MSQPTNLPSFWSRLSLAFGAFFKTLGDAEFAARVRDDQIGPIAAPAPAPAPAPAPAPAPAPAPAPAAAPLRVATPDAALQLLSLLQREARLIDFANENITVYSDADIGAAARVVHEGCARVLREHFTIEPVRNELEGARVTLQEGFDAASVRLTGNVVGKAPFTGTLSHRGWRAAKVSLPQLADKHDANIIAPAEVEL encoded by the coding sequence ATGAGCCAACCGACCAACCTGCCCTCCTTCTGGAGCCGGCTTTCCCTCGCCTTCGGCGCCTTCTTCAAGACCCTGGGCGACGCCGAGTTCGCCGCGCGCGTGCGCGACGACCAGATCGGCCCGATCGCCGCACCGGCGCCGGCACCTGCACCTGCACCTGCACCTGCACCTGCACCTGCGCCTGCGCCCGCGCCGGCCGCGGCCCCGCTGCGCGTCGCGACGCCCGACGCCGCCCTGCAGCTGCTGTCCCTGCTGCAGCGTGAGGCGCGCCTGATCGACTTCGCCAACGAGAACATCACCGTGTACAGCGACGCCGACATCGGCGCCGCCGCCCGCGTCGTGCACGAAGGCTGCGCCCGCGTGCTGCGCGAGCACTTCACGATCGAACCGGTGCGCAACGAGCTCGAAGGCGCCCGCGTCACCCTGCAGGAAGGCTTCGACGCCGCCAGCGTGCGCCTGACCGGCAACGTGGTCGGCAAGGCGCCGTTCACCGGCACCCTGAGCCACCGCGGCTGGCGCGCCGCCAAGGTCAGCCTGCCGCAGCTGGCCGACAAGCACGACGCCAACATCATCGCGCCGGCGGAGGTGGAACTGTGA
- a CDS encoding Hsp70 family protein, which yields METARYAIGIDLGTTHSALSYVDLQASDGEKADQGVLAIPQLSGPGTVEALPLLPSFMYLPHPDELAAGELALPWTDGQAAPASLSIIGEMARSRGAGTPIRLVSSAKSWLSHPSVDRRAAILPADAPEEVERVSPLSASTRYLEHIRNAWNAAHPEAPFEQQAVTVTIPASFDPGARELTAEAARNAGYGNPVLLEEPQAALYSWIEGSGGRWRKQVKAGDIVLVVDVGGGTSDFSLIAILERDGNLEPHRVAVGDHILLGGDNMDLALAHLVARKLQANGTQLDAWQMRALTYACRGAKEHLLADANATAWPIVVPSRGSKLIGGSIRTELTRDEVTAFITDGFFPRVEANARPATRTRAGLTQVGLPYAQDAAVTRHLAAFLGRQAGATAELEGFQGQVNPEHSFLHPTAVLFNGGVFKSDILSRRVMDTINDWLYMEGAEPARMLEGADLDLAVARGAAYYGYARRGGGVRIRGGTARSYYVGVESSMPAIPGMEPPITALCVAPFGMEEGSELELPGQEFGLVVGEPVHFRFFGSTTRRQDRIGDVLEFWGPDELQELNEIQAELPAEGRTPGDVAMVKLHALALETGTLELIAVSREGQRWKVEFDVRATENQ from the coding sequence ATGGAAACGGCGCGTTACGCCATCGGCATCGACCTCGGCACCACCCACAGCGCCCTCTCTTATGTCGACCTGCAGGCCAGCGACGGCGAGAAGGCCGACCAGGGCGTGCTGGCGATCCCACAGCTGAGCGGTCCCGGCACCGTCGAGGCGCTGCCGCTGCTGCCCTCCTTCATGTACCTGCCGCACCCGGACGAACTGGCAGCCGGCGAACTGGCCCTGCCCTGGACCGATGGCCAGGCCGCGCCCGCTTCTTTATCCATCATCGGTGAAATGGCACGCAGCCGCGGCGCCGGCACCCCGATCCGCCTGGTGTCCTCGGCCAAGAGCTGGCTGAGCCACCCGAGCGTGGACCGCCGCGCCGCGATCCTGCCGGCGGACGCCCCGGAAGAAGTCGAGCGCGTTTCTCCCCTGAGCGCATCGACCCGCTACCTCGAACACATCCGCAACGCCTGGAATGCTGCGCATCCGGAAGCGCCCTTCGAGCAGCAGGCCGTCACCGTGACGATTCCCGCATCCTTCGACCCGGGCGCGCGCGAACTGACCGCGGAAGCGGCTCGCAACGCCGGCTATGGCAATCCTGTCCTGCTCGAAGAGCCGCAGGCGGCCCTGTACAGCTGGATCGAAGGCAGTGGCGGCCGCTGGCGCAAGCAGGTCAAGGCCGGCGACATCGTGCTGGTGGTCGACGTCGGCGGCGGCACCAGCGACTTCTCGCTGATCGCCATCCTCGAGCGCGACGGCAACCTGGAACCGCACCGCGTCGCCGTCGGCGACCACATCCTGCTGGGCGGCGACAATATGGACCTCGCGCTGGCGCACCTGGTGGCGAGAAAGCTGCAGGCCAACGGCACCCAGCTCGACGCCTGGCAGATGCGCGCCCTGACCTACGCCTGCCGCGGCGCCAAGGAACACCTGCTGGCCGACGCCAACGCCACGGCCTGGCCGATCGTCGTGCCGAGCCGCGGCTCGAAGCTGATCGGCGGCTCGATCCGCACCGAACTCACGCGCGACGAAGTCACCGCCTTCATCACCGACGGCTTCTTCCCGCGCGTCGAAGCGAACGCCCGTCCGGCCACCCGCACGCGCGCCGGCCTGACCCAGGTCGGCCTGCCGTATGCGCAGGACGCCGCGGTGACCCGCCACCTGGCCGCCTTCCTCGGCCGCCAGGCCGGCGCCACCGCGGAGCTGGAAGGCTTCCAAGGCCAGGTGAACCCGGAACACAGCTTCCTGCACCCGACCGCGGTGCTGTTCAACGGCGGCGTGTTCAAGTCCGACATCCTGTCCAGGCGCGTGATGGACACCATCAACGACTGGCTGTACATGGAAGGCGCGGAACCGGCGCGCATGCTCGAAGGCGCCGACCTCGACCTGGCGGTGGCGCGCGGCGCGGCCTATTACGGCTATGCGCGGCGCGGCGGCGGCGTGCGCATCCGCGGCGGCACGGCGCGTTCCTACTACGTCGGCGTGGAATCGTCGATGCCGGCCATCCCCGGCATGGAACCGCCCATCACGGCCCTGTGCGTGGCGCCCTTCGGCATGGAAGAAGGCAGCGAGCTGGAACTGCCGGGCCAGGAATTCGGCCTGGTGGTCGGCGAGCCGGTCCACTTCCGCTTCTTCGGCTCGACCACCCGGCGCCAGGACCGCATCGGCGACGTGCTCGAGTTCTGGGGCCCGGACGAACTGCAGGAACTGAACGAGATCCAGGCCGAGCTGCCTGCCGAGGGCCGCACCCCGGGCGACGTCGCCATGGTCAAGCTGCATGCACTGGCGCTTGAAACCGGCACGCTCGAACTGATCGCCGTCTCGCGCGAGGGACAGCGCTGGAAGGTCGAGTTCGACGTGCGGGCCACCGAAAACCAGTGA